The genomic segment CACCAAACACCTCATACTCACTAACCATAGACTGGAGCGGAATAACCGTAACCCTAGCAGCAGGCACAGTAACCCCAACAGGCACAATCTCAGGCACATTCAAAGTCCCAGCAGTCCAAAGCCAAGTCTACACAATAGTAGCCAAAGACAGAGCAGGAATAACAGCATCAGCCAAATTCGGAGTAGAACAAGTCTCAACAACAGAACTAGCAACCAAAGTAGACGCACTATCAACCCAACTAACAAAGGTAGAAACAAACCTATCACAAAAAATGGACACAGTACAAACAACAGTCACAAAAGCCGTAACAGACGCACAAACAGCAATAACAGCAGCCATATCATCAGCCCAAACAGACATCAAAAACGCCCTAGCAACAACCCAGAAAACCATAACAGACGCAATCTCATCAGCCCAAACAGCACTCGCAGCAAACATAAAAGGCGTAGACGACTCAGTCAAAGCAGCCCAATCAGCGCTCGCTGGAAGCGTCAAAAGCGTTGAAGACTCAGTTAAAGCGGCAGTCTCATCAGCCCAAACAGACGTCAAGTCAGCCGTATCATCAGCCCAAACAACACTATCAGGAAGCATATCAGGAGTAAAGAGCAGCGTAGACAAACTAACAGACACAGTAAACAACATAAACACAGGCATCGCAACAACATCAACATTCACACTAGTAGTAACAGCCCTAGTAGTAATCACACTCGTCATAGAAATAGTCATCCTAATAAGAAGGCGGTAAAACCGCCCCACACCCTATTTTTGTAAAATTGTGGTCTCTAATAATGAGTTCTTAGTTTGGATTCCCCTTGATGGCTTTTCTAAAAGCCTGTTTAATTTCTTCTTTTTTGTGATTGTAGTCTATATGTAAATATAACCTTATTGTCCAAAGTATTTGATGGTATCTCTCTCCAAGATGTCTTTGTGATCCATGCGTCTGTAAAAGTATAAGTTCCTCTATAAGACACCAAGCTAAAAAGGCTAGTCTGGAAACAACAAATATTTCATTCACATCTAGTAATTTTCTTAGGTTAAAGCCCCAGCCGGGCTTTGAACCCGGGACCTCCGCCTTACCAGAGCGACGCTCTAACCAGGCTGAGCTACTGGGGCCAACATAAGCTCCACCAAGTTAAGGTTTTAAGGGTTACCAACACAACTCCCCCAACTGAAGAAGAATTGAAGATAGTAATCAATAAATCGGTCTCCGAAAGATTCCCAGACCTCCACGTAGTAGTCAAGTGCGTCAGAGGCGTCAAAGTAAAACCCTCTGATGAAGAGCTCGAGCACATCAAACAAGAAGTCTGCAACCAAGTCAAAAGCAAATACGCCATCGAAGGACTCAAAGACGTCCCAACACTTAGAGCGTATAGAGACTTCTTCTGGCGCATAGGCGTCGACCCAACCAAGAACAGACCAGCATCAGAAGCACTCATCCGAAGAACCCTCGCAGGGAAACCTCTCCCAACCATCAACACACTCGTCGACGCATACAACCTAGCATCCATACTCAGCGAAGTAGCCCTAGCAGCCTTCGACGAAGACAAAATCCAAAGCAGCGAAGTCATCATGCGAACAGCAAAGAAAGGAGAAACCTTCCTAGGAATAGGAATGAAAGAACCCATCACACTCCAAGGAGGAGAAATCGTCTTAGATGATGCTGGCGACCTAATAGCTGTCTACCCCTACAGAGACGCCGAAAGATCAAAAGTAACCGAACAAACAAAAAACGTCGCCTTAGTCGCTTGCGGTGTACCAGGACTCAGCAAAGACACGCTCCTCCAAGCCGCCGACCTAGCAGTAAAATATGTGACAAAGTTCTGCGGCGGTACCATACACCAACCATAACCAGGTTATATACAAGCTTATAAGAAAAAATCGAGCAACCTATCTCGTGACAACCAACACCTCTACACACCAAAAACCCGCTAAAAGAGAAGCAGAGGCAAAGAAGATAGCCCTACTAGCAACTTTCATAGCCCTAGGCGTAGCCCTCTCAATCTACCCAGGGAGCATACCAATAGGCCCAACAAAAGTCTTCCCCTTCCAACACATGATAAACGGAATCCTAGGCGTAGCCCTAGGACCCTGGTATGCCGCCGCAGCAGCACTAGCCACAGGACTACTTAGAATCTCAATAGGCACAGGAACCATCTTCGCCCTCCCAGGAGGCATACCAGGAGCACTAGTCGTAGGGCTACTCCACAGATACCTGCATAAAAGCAGCTGGATCTCTTTAACCGAACCCATCGGAACAGGAATCGGCGCCCTAATAAGCGCCTCCATAGTCGCACCGCTCATACACGCACCACCCATGCCAGCAGCAGCTTGGGCTTGGCTAGGTTTAACCGCTCAGTGGCAGCTCTTCTTAGCCGCCTTTTGGGCCAGCAGCATACCAGGCGCGGTTTTAGGTTTTATTGTACTAGTTGCCTTAGAGAAGCGGGGTGTGCTTGCTAAGATTACGGTTTAAAGACCTCCTAGGTAAAAGAGTCGTTATAACTGGCGACGTCGGGGTTGGTAAGACTAAGCTACTAGCCTCCCTCGTCGATGAAGCCGCCTCAGACCCCGATCTTAAAGTGGTCGTTTTAGACCTCGCACCTGAAGTGCACATAGGCTTCGAAACCATAGGCGCCTCGGTCAAAACCTACTCCAGAAGGCTACACCAAGTAAACTACCTTAGACCCAGCACAATCTTTGCACCAAGGCTTCAAGGCAGAAGTAGAGAAGAGGTCTTAGAGTTAGCGGCCAAGAACGCCTCAACCATCAAACCTCTTTTAATAAGCATAGCCTCTAATCCTCCAGATGCACTATTCATCGACGACCTCACCATATACCTCCAAGCTGGCGGGATAGAACCACTAACCAAACTTATCAGCATAGTTAGAACCTTCGTTGCCACAGCCTACAAAGGTAAGAGGCTCCTAGACGATAAGTGCTCTGGTCTAAGTAGAGTAGAGAAGAGTAGGCTCGAATCTCTACTAAACGACCCTAAGCTAAACATCCTAGAAGTGCCTCTATAACCCACACTCGCTAACCTTATTCATACAAGGTGGCAGAAGCCATCTAAGCACCTACAGCATAGAAGTAACGTTAATATTTAGAACGCTCCTTCGGTGATTAAGAGGATCTAAGAAACTTGCGGATCGGAAGATATAGTGTTCCCCCCATTCGGCTCTATCCTACTCTTATTGATGTAGTTAGAAGACTGTATAACAGATTCCAAGACAATGAGGTTAATGATCTAAATGAAGTCGCCACCGCGCTTAATCACACATCGGCCAAAAGCGGAGCCTTCTTACTAAAGCTTACTGCGCTTAGAGCGTATGGGTTGATAGATGGAAGAGGCAAGATCCACATCAGCAAATTAGGCGCCTCTTTAGCTTATCCGAAAGATAGAAGTGAAGAAGAGAAAGCCTTAGAGAGAGCGGTTACAAACATCCCTCTTTGGAAAGAACTTTACCTAAGGTTCGGCGTAGATCTCCCAAAACAGGGCTTGGTTGAGGAGCTAGCGAAGATAACAGGAGCAACCCTAGAGGAAGCTAGGGCGAAAGAGGAGTGGATTAGACGAGCCTACCAAGACGATCTACTACCACTAACCTCTAAACCTATTACGAAAGAAGAACCCAAGCTTCAGCAGAAGAGCCTTGAGGAAAGGCCAAGCGGCTACATAGAATTTACAGCCGGCGAGATTCATCTAAAGCTACCTTTAACAAAGGAAGGCGTCGAAGCAGTGGAAGCCGCTTTATCCATATTGAAGAAGAGATTTACACAAACACCAGAAGAGCAGAACAACAACCCGCATTAAGAAACCTAATCTTAAATCTACTCCCTTGGTAATATGGT from the Nitrososphaerota archaeon genome contains:
- the thiW gene encoding energy coupling factor transporter S component ThiW, with the translated sequence MTTNTSTHQKPAKREAEAKKIALLATFIALGVALSIYPGSIPIGPTKVFPFQHMINGILGVALGPWYAAAAALATGLLRISIGTGTIFALPGGIPGALVVGLLHRYLHKSSWISLTEPIGTGIGALISASIVAPLIHAPPMPAAAWAWLGLTAQWQLFLAAFWASSIPGAVLGFIVLVALEKRGVLAKITV
- a CDS encoding DUF87 domain-containing protein, with product MLRLRFKDLLGKRVVITGDVGVGKTKLLASLVDEAASDPDLKVVVLDLAPEVHIGFETIGASVKTYSRRLHQVNYLRPSTIFAPRLQGRSREEVLELAAKNASTIKPLLISIASNPPDALFIDDLTIYLQAGGIEPLTKLISIVRTFVATAYKGKRLLDDKCSGLSRVEKSRLESLLNDPKLNILEVPL